In the Argiope bruennichi chromosome 8, qqArgBrue1.1, whole genome shotgun sequence genome, TTTGCGCCACACATACTCGGCTAGATAGTAATCGAGCTGTGTTTTTGCTTTGCTAGCTGGTATAGCGCGTTTTACTGCCCCCCACGTTCCTTCAATGGTATTAGTGTGGGCACCTGTATCCGGGTCCTTGAAATTCACACTATGGTTAACCTTCAGATGCACGAAGCCTTCATCAGAAAGGCAATCGTAGCTCTTCCAGCAGTCTGAAATTATTATCGAACCCGGAAGAATATACTCATTTATAACACTTAATAAAGAATCAGTCGTCCTATCATCCACAACTTTCATAAAACATTTGCCCGTCTCGCGCTCAACTCCCCCAAACACCCATTTACCTTCCACACGTTTTCCCCGATTAAATTTACGTTTTCCAAATTTACTTTCATCTATCTCAACAGTCACGCCGCTTCCACCCACTTTCATACTACTTTCAATCATCTCTACCACACAAACCTCACGACAATAAGAACGATAGTCACACACAGTCTTAAAAGAacatttactttctttcatattgAAATCAACCTTACTCTGAGTCACCCACAAATATACCTGAACTAAAATCTCATTCAATGTCATTCTACTCAATTCAAAAAAAGAACCCTTTCTCACACTCCTTTTGACGTCATGCATTTGTCCTTTCACCTTTGATTTACACCTCCATTCAAAACCATCACTTATATCATGCCTTTCAACCAATTTGATGTCCTTGCCACACTTACAACACTCATATTTATTCGCAATCAAACCCGCtttcatacaaaattcaaacGTCTCCTTACCTTTATCTAGTCCatacaaatatcttaaattaacatTCTCATCATACCACATAACATCATTCTCACCAAACATTCTCGCACTTACCTCAGACATTCCCCATGCAGCAGCCATcacaaaaaaatccaaataaaagaaCGCGGGAGCTGAAGATTGAAAAAGCACACGTGCAACGTGGtcaaacgaaaattaaataatggcGTCTGGACATTCAGTTGACCAGTTGACCAATAGGGTTAATGCAATTACCCTATTATAATTAGTTGTCGGTCGAATGGGGGTTGCCATATAGAAAGATTTATCGCCAATCTAAAAAAATCGCGCCAAGGGTGACCGTACAGTAAATCTGAtccttttaatttgtatttccgctttaaaaaaaaaaatcctccccCGGTCTTTTTGTCTGCGtttgcatttaacttttttttgtgttcccttttttttattttttaaattttattttattttttcctgcgAATATGCTATATGGTTAACGCTTAGTCCAGTAATCTGTCCCCTTGCCTTGTTTTTAGTCACACAGTCCTCCCTTTCGACCATTTTGtcttaatgattatatttaactAATCCTCATGTTGCTGCCCCTCACCTCACAGTTGCACTGATTCTTCAGCTCTTCTGTTGTGGCTGAGTTCTGTTTGCAATGGACTAATTTTTGCCATCCTTCTCACCCCCACCACTCTCAGATTCCTATGTCATGTTCACTGTATGTGTGTCTACCTTTTCTCGTTGTGTCTCACCCGGCACTCCCGCGTCCTTAGGTTAGTCCTAGTTCTTGTCTGAATCGTTCTTGTATGTTCAATATGCTGACGCCTTCGAAGGTGTCGGATAACAGTGTTCAATCTAACAGTGATCTGCCTGACTCTGGCGGTCCCTTGACTGCATCGATTATTAGCCCTCCGAAAGCGGCTATTCTGCCTAATGTGTTTTTTTCTCCGAGTGTGGACTCCACATCGTTTGGTTCTCCAACGGGTAAGACCCACTCGATTCCGACGTCGCCTCTGTGTTTCACTCCGAAGTTGTCTGAAGTCGACGCAAAATTAAACGAGGAAGGGTCAGTCTCAGTTCCTTTGTGCGGTTATTCTCCTGAACGCGGAGACAAATCAAGTCCCTCTGCTCTCCAGGATTACCTTAGCACCAAGACCCCTGTCAGTCCTCTTCGTGCCTTATCCGACTTGGCAACGAATGCTGAATTCGGCCACGTCCGTATTACTCCATGCTCTTGACCGACCTCCAGCATTCGGACTCTCCCATATACCGGAGGACGAGGGCTCGACTAGCAGCTAAAAACAGCGAGGAGCAACACTCTTCGCCTGTTCTACAGGGAAACAGGCCAATCCCTGCCTCCCCGGTGTCTCCCATGTCAAATGGCAGTGTCACTGGGGATGATATAGCGCCTGGTCTTCAACTTGTAGACCCCCTGCCACCGCTCAGTTCAGAAATTTTCGAGATGATGTCTTCTAGCTCAAGTGGGACTAGGTCTCCTCCTCCGGCGTGGCAGGACTTGGTGTCTCCTACGTTGTCTGTGCAATGCTCGCCATCTGGGAGTTTTAAGATCACCCCCTATTGCTCTCCAGACTATGATGAAATCGTAAAGATGATTGGAGGATCTGGCACGGGCCCCCCGACTAAACCGCCGTTTGGAGGGAAAGTGACATGCCACTATTGTGACTTGGTGCTGTCCTCCCCTTGCTCCTGGAGAGTGCACATGAGGGAATTACATATGTTCTCTCCTGCAACTGTCAAAGTGATGAATCCTAATGAGAGGGATCCATTTGAGAGGAGGTTTCACTGCCCCACCTGGGGTGACTCCTTCTTTTTTGAAGCACCATTAAGGAGCCACTCTTGCCACTCTGCCCACCTAGCAAAGGCCAAGCTCCTAAACAAGTTTGATCGTATAGCCACCAAGCCTGATAACGATTTGTCTCCTCGCCCAGGCACTTCGTCCAACTCCAGGTCGTTTGCTGACGCTCTGTCTGGTTCGAGTCCAGTGGCTGGTAGGAATGTTGGCCCACTTCCTCCCTCGCCGTAGCACAAGTGTTTAAAGTGTGGCCTCGCTTTTACCTTCGCTGCTTCACTGGATGCCCATGACTGCAGGAGCTCTGTTTTTCCGAATGTAAACAGGCCCTCTCCTGGGTGGAAGTGCCCCCACTGTTCCTTCCTTGCCAGGAAATCCGGTGGACTACGATACCACCTTCACATCAAGCACAGGAACGTTAAGACTGGCCCTGTTTATTCTGACAAAAGAAAAGTCTCCCCCAGCTCTGTGTCTGTCGGTCTTTCTCGCACCAAGCAATCTGCGCCCATGAAGCCTGGTAATATGACTACGAGACACCCTACACCTCCTACCATCCCAGCGAGTAATTCTGGTGTAGCGGATAGTAAAGCCAGTTGTCCTTCTCCTCCTTCAAGTCCTCCTGCTCCAACATCTCGCAACACCCCTGTCACGAGATGTCCTGATGAGATCCCGGAGAACACGTGTCGAAGGGGAAACTCTCTGAGCATCCTCTTCCCCATCATGGGCAAGCTTGCCTGTGTTGAGAACGGATGTTTGCGAGAGTTCTCTGGAGAGACGTGGACTTCGGTAAAACAGAGCCTGAAGCGCCATGTAGAGAGAGACCATAGGATTCAGATCCACGCAACTTATTTCTGGTGCTCCCTCTGCTCATCCAGGATTGCAAAGAGCCCTGCTGGACACAGCTGTCTAGTTGGCTCTTCTCCAATCGTACCACCTGCCACACCATATCCATGGGCATGTGTGAGTTGTCCGGCCTCGTTTCCTACTGAGAAGGGGTTGCAAAACCATGTTGCTTCCCACAAGAAGGAGGAGATTCTCGGTAGTGGAACGAGAAAACAAATTTCTATCCCAAGGAGGAGGAGAAGGAGAGGTCGCATACAGGGCCCCACCCCTCCAGAGTCCGAAGATGAAGCTGTCCAAGTTCCTTCGGCCCCTGCCTCCCCCTCTTCTTCCAACCAAAACGCCAGCGCTCATGTGGACGTCCTCACGCCACCGGATACTAATGAGGACAGTGAGAGCAGAATACTGGACCCTTACATCCGAGAAATCAGTCTACTCATCGAGGGCGAGGCAACTGAAGAAGCCTTCCGGTATCTCTGTTCTCTTTCCGACCAGGCAGTGGCGGAAATCCAGTCTGCCATACTACCCGGCCCTGCTCTGCCTGACTCCAACGAGCGAAGACCTGTACGGGCGGTTGACATTGAAGATCCTCGTACCTGTCAATCCCTGTACAGGAGGAACAGAAGAAGGGCAATTCGTGAAATAAATGGCACGAATGGGGAGAGGTGCGATATTGGTCTTCCGGCTCTGGAGGAGTACTTCGCTAATGCCTGGGGGAGCTCTTCGTTTTCTCCTGGATACTACGTCCAAACAAATAGTACAAGAGAGGACCTCTTCTCAAGACCTTTCTCTACCAACGAGATCTTGAGAAAGATCAAGAACGCTGAGAACACTGCTCCTGGCCCAGACAGGTTGACTTACCACCATTGGAGGTCCTTGCCAAGAGCAGCAAAATATCTCTGCACCCTCTTTAATGCCTGTCTACACTTTCAGAGGGTCCCTCCATCATGGAAGGTGTCAACGACGATCCTGTTGCCCAAGTCCGGGGACCTTTCGCTGCCGAACAACTGGCGACCGATCGCTCTGTCCTCTACTATTTACAAGATCTTCACGAAGTGCCTTGCGGCCCGACTGAGCGATTGGTGTGAGAGGTACTCCGTCCTTTCCCACTGCCAGAAAGGCTTTACACCCCATGATGGAGTAATCGAGCACAACTTTGTTCTGCAGCAAAGGCTCGATTCGGcaaggaaggggaaaaaagatCTTTGCATCGCCTGGCTGGATGTCACTAATGCATTTGGTGCTCTCCCCCACCAGGCGATTTTTGAAGCCCTGGAAGCTGCAGGCGTTGGCCCAGTCTTCACCAACTTGGTCAAAGATATTTA is a window encoding:
- the LOC129980770 gene encoding uncharacterized protein LOC129980770, whose amino-acid sequence is MAAAWGMSEVSARMFGENDVMWYDENVNLRYLYGLDKGKETFEFCMKAGLIANKYECCKCGKDIKLVERHDISDGFEWRCKSKVKGQMHDVKRSVRKGSFFELSRMTLNEILVQVYLWVTQSKVDFNMKESKCSFKTVCDYRSYCREVCVVEMIESSMKVGGSGVTVEIDESKFGKRKFNRGKRVEGKWVFGGVERETGKCFMKVVDDRTTDSLLSVINEYILPGSIIISDCWKSYDCLSDEGFVHLKVNHSVNFKDPDTGAHTNTIEGTWGAVKRAIPASKAKTQLDYYLAEYVWRKKNRHMCNKFMAFVDSIIRIYPPQRADKEPEDGTSSSK